TGCCAACCCTACGCGCGCCGCCTCAGCTCCGCCCACCCAACAGCCGAGCGGTTCTGTGAGGACAACTTCCGGCCTCTCTGTCTCCGGAGGACCGACTCTGTAGTCACGTCCCTGCGCACGCGCACACATACGCACACGCTTTTCTTCTCGGCCCcgccctgtctgtctctccccagcCTTTGGAGCGCGCAGAAAATTAAGTGCTAGCACGTCTCTCTTTTTGCCAAGGTCGAGAGCTGATACTCCAGCCTCTCGAGCACTTACACTTTCTTTAACTCTAGTTCGAGTTTAAGACGTCTCtcttcccacttcacagatggagaaactgataCCTGGAAGGGATCTGTGACTTTCCCAAGAGCGTGCATCTTTCACACTCAGTCTCAAAGTATCTTCCCACAGATTAATCTTTGCAAGAAGAAACagtaacttcacagtggagaaacctggcacgCAGCCCCTTAACTAAGTAATCAAGTTAACTTGCCCAGGAGTGAGACAAACTGACTCCTTATGCCTCCTGCTGATATCGAGGACACATCATCACTGAGGTGATATTCTTGCCCCAAATacttaacctgaatctaatcatgaagaGGTGACAGATAAgctcaaattgagggacattctacaaaataactggactatacttttaagaaatgtgaaggccatgaaagaaaaagaaattaggtagaggcagaaagcagaatagtggttgccaaggaatgtggtgatgatggttgcacaactgtatGAATATACttcatgccactgaactgtatacttaaaaattgttaattttatattatgtatattttaccacaataaaaaaatacataaaatttcaaaattgttatctgaaaaaactgaagtatctttttatgtttgagtcatttgtatttcatttcccTGAACTGTGTTCgtatcctttgtccatttttctactgCATTGTTGGTCTtgttaatttatatacatatggcagagagagagagagagacgaccTCTTGTCTATAATTTTAGTGGCcatgtatttttcccatttattgtatgtcttttgaCTTTACTCATGGTGTTACAATTTTAACATGCAGAATAGTTTTTTCATATGGTTGAATATATATGTCTTGTCTTCTTTGGCTTCTCAGTTTTGCTTCATAACTAGAGTCCTTCTCTATTCCAAGGTGCTCAAATGATTTTATGCTTTTCAGCATTTGAGAACCATGCTCAGACATCTGCCTCCCAGACTAGAGGTGAGCGCCTCAGAGAGAGGGGTAAGAACCGAGTcatcaggacttctctggtggcgcagtggttaagaatccgcctgcaggggacccgggttcgatccctggtccgggaagaccccacatgctgcggagcaactaagcccgtgcgccacaactacggaggctgcgctctagagcccgcgagccacaactactgagtctgtgtgccacaactactaagcccgcatgcctagagcctgtgctctgcaacatgagaagccaccgcaatgagaagtccgtgcaccacaacgaagagtagcccctgctcaccgcaactagagaaagtacacgcacagcagcgaagacccaaggcagccataaataaataaataagaaatgcttGCTGAATACATAAATTATGAATGAGCCAAAACCATCCTCTTCTCCTAAGCACTGTGAAGAATTCTCAGGTTCACCAAGCATTCCTCCATCCCCCACAGACACTCTCTGGCTTTAGCTTgtgcttatctttttcttttctgtgtgtgatttcCATGATGTTCATCAGGGCTTCTGAGTCAGACTGCTTCTCAGTCATCCATTGGCTTATCATGAGACACTAGGCACTTGttgggtgttcaataaatatttgaggcaTGAATGTCCAAGGGAGGGGCCCCAACCCTTTCCCCAGAACTTCCTCCCTGAAGTATTGGTACTTCTCTTCTGGCTCTTGGTCTGTCTTGAAGTTTAGTGATTTGTGTTCCTGTCTCCTCACCCTACTCATTCTCTTCTCAAATCCTTTGCACTGATGTTTCCTTTGCCTTGAATGCCCCCAGCCCATCGCCAGGACTTCAAAACACTGGATTCCAGTCCCGGGTGGAAcactatagactgaatgtttgtgtccccccacctCTTGCCCACATttgtatgttgaaacctaatccccaatgtgatggtatttggaggtgggattTGGGGGTGGTGGGATTAGTGTACTTATCAAAGAGACTCCCTTGCTCCTTctaccaggtgaggacacagagagaggacAGCtctctgtgaaccaggaagaaggttTTCACCAGAGACCAGAActaccagcaccttgatcttggacttgtcaacctccagaactatgagaaataagtTGCTATTAGGCAccagtttatggtattctgtatagcagcccaaacagaccaAGACATTCCAGGTCTTGAAAAGACTGACTTCTCATCAGTCAGGATTTAGCTGAAAGCTCACCTCTgaggccattctttttttttttttaatttattcattcattcatttatttatttatttttggctgcactgggtctttgttgctgcgtgcgggctttctctagttgtggcgagtgggggctactcttcattgcggtgtgcaggcttctcactgcggtggcttctctcgttgtggagcacgggctctaggtgcgcgggcttcagtagttgtggcttgcgggcttagctgctccccagcatgtgggatcttcctggaccagggctcgaacccgtgtcccctgcgttggcaggcagattcttaaccactgcgccaccagggaagccctgaggactTTCTTAAGCCCACAGGCCAACCTAGCTCTCTAGCCATTTGCTATCATATCGCCTTATGTTGTTTTCTTCCCAGAACATCattatctgaaattatcttgATTATTTGCATATTTGTTCATGGTCTGAGTTCCCCCTTTCTCCAGGAATGTCAGCTCCTTGAAGTGTGGGACAAACCTGTGTTGTTTCCTGCTGTATTCTCAGACCCTAGGAGGGCTGGCACACTTAAGTGcctaataagtatttgttgagtgaatgaatgatggtTGCCTGAAAGCTTTTATAGGGAAGGATTTAGATATAAGTAataggatgatgatgatgattatagcTATTTATTGAGCCTGAAGGGTGCACTAAACTTTATATCAAGTACTTTTCacgattatctcatttaatcttcatgacaaccCAGTGGGGTAGGAACTATTTTTAATCCACATTTGTTAGATCCAACTGAAGCTTAGATGAATTACATCACACAGCTAGTGCTAGACTGCTGGTTTTCAAAATAGGTCCCTAAGTAGCCACAGTGTCAGCATCACCTCGGAAACTCTTAGAAATACACTTTCTTAGGCCCCACTCCAGAcatactgagtcagaaactctgcgGTGCAGCCCAGCAATCTAatttttaacaagccttccatgtgattctgatgcactAGTGTGAAAAACCCAACTCTAAAAGAAAGGCGAggttgaactcttttttttttttttttttttttctttttcgcggtacgcgggtctctcactgttgtggcctctcccgttgcgcagcacaggctccgaacgcgcaggctcagcggccatgactcacgggcccagccgctccgcggcatgtgggatcttcccggaccggggcacgagcccgtgtcccctgcatcggcaggcggactctcaaccactgcgccaccagggaagcccctcaacttttttttttaaaacagctttatggagatataatcCATATACCATACACACTTAGGTGTACAATCCAATGGTTTTAGCATATTTGCAGGATTGTACAACCTCCAAATAGACTTAGCACAATCATGAAAGTAGATTGTGTTTAGATTACTAGATTAGAACTTTTTTTTGGCTCCCCTGAAAGAAACCCTATGCCCACTAGCTGTCCCCATTCCCCttccactccccagcccctctaAACAACCactaattaattttttgtctttatagttttgtctattctggacatttcatacaagtGGAATGATACAGGTATGTATGTGATCTCTTGTGACTGGCTTTGCATAATGTTTGCATAATAAATCCCTTGTGATTTCACTTTGCATGATGTTTTCAACGTTTGTCCATGTACTGTAGTAGCATGTATCCTTTCGAttgacaaataatattccatttatggatataccacagttttttatccattcatcaattgacgaacatttgggttgtttctacattttgcCTGTTATGAATAACACTATGAACTTTCTCGTGTatgagtttttgtgtggacatagattttcatttcccttggagatatatatatataactccaaatattatgtatatgtagaactgctgggtcatagaTCTTacactcttaaccactacacaTTTCAGctagtctttattattattattaaattatctgctattattaaataattatattatcaaTAACACCAGTATTTGTTTCTGTCTTAAGTATCTCTGTTGCAAAGccctttacttttattattacaaatCCTTACCTCGGTCAGGATCATTAAGACAGGAAGCATTATCTGTGTTGAAGAGGTCagagaaactggggctcaggagGTCAAGGGAACTTGTCTACACTCCAACAGCTAACATGGGTAGAGCTGGGACCACCATGCACACCTGCCTGTTTCCTGTGTCCTCTGTGCCCAATACCATGTCCTGGGCCATACCCTGCCCCAAATCTTTCGAAACATGCCTCCACCCCTCCTTTCTAGCATTTTCTGGAAGTGAGGCTGGCTTGACATCCCCAGGGTGAGAGCTGCACACTCAGTGCCTGTGCTCTTttccagctggggctggaggccaggggaggggctgccctggcagctggaaataaaatggagggaGGGCTGGACTGAGCGGGGCAGTATTGGAAGGTTAGGAGGCTGGGAAGCGGGAGGTAAGGAGTTTcttattctgggttttttgttttggtttggttctgGCTCCTAGGCAACCGgtgaggtggggctgggtggAGTTTTGCGATTGGGAGTGAGGAGGGAGGCTGAAGCAGGCTGATGTGGGTAGTGCTAAGTGGGGGAGAGGGCTTTCACAGACAGGCTGGCCTggggcgtcccctgcattgtcagaaggaaagactggggagggggctgcattCCATACACTCCTTGAGCCCCTGGCTCTGAGGCAGGCCCTGTCTGCACGGGGGCTGGGAAAGGGAGAACATCTCAGGGCGAGGCACCCAAGGAGTGGGGCTGCTATGGCAGAAGCAGACACTGAGGCCCACTTGGCTAGGAAGAAGGAAGGGCAAGGATGAAGGGGAAATTCTGTGAGCCATCTAAGAAGGCTTTCCGAGCCATGGAAAACAGTGAAACTCGGGCTTCAGGGCTGCAAACGTTTAGCCCTGGGCCAAGGGAGGCATTACAGGTGGAGGAACTAGCTGCAGGAGGGCTTGGAGCCTGCAGGAGCTAGAGCGAGCAGGCTCAGGAGAGAAGGGCTGGCAGGTCAGCCCAGGGCCGTCATCTAGTGCCCAGAATGTCTGCCAGCTGCCTTGAGCCACAGTGGCTGTGTACATTTAAGTTAGTtaacattcaataaaaataaaaatccagctCCTCAGTTGTACtgccacacttcaagtgctcagtCGCCATGTGAGGCTAGCAGCTGCAGTATTGGAGAGAACGGATATAGAACGGTTCCATCATGGTAGAAAGTCTCTGGCCAGCAGGAACCCTCAGGAGGGGTTCGGATTGCTCAAGAACCCACTGGAGAGAGCAGGCTTAGACTGGGTCGCCTGGCCTGGGAGGTCTCTGAACAACAGGTGAGGGAAGGTCCCCAGCAGTGCAAGGTGGTGTGACTCGCCTCCTGCCAGCGTAAAGTGGACTCTGCCCCCAGGGACAGGAACTAACCAGGCAGGGCCTCTTCAGTCCCGACTTGTGAACCCTGATCAGTGTGACCAGAGCCAGGGTCAGAGAAACATGGAGTGACTGGTGccggggagggaggagaggctgcTGAGTGGGGCTGAGCCTGGGCACTAAAGGGGTCTCCAGCTTGGTCACGGTGGCGTACATGGGTGGCAcaggggaagggctgggggaggtgtgtgtgtgagttgctAGGGGAGACCAGAGAAGAGGCTTGCTGGATGGAGGTGGGGTTGCTCTGTGTCAAAAGACAAGAGAGAGGGAACCGTCCCGTCCCCACCTAAGGAGctgtctctgcttccttcccagGCCCAACACTGTCCAGCTGATGAGGATGGAATGCGCCATGAAGTCCCTCAGCCTTCTCTACCCCAGGTCCCTCTCCAGGTGAGGAGAGCCAAGCATGGAAGGGAAGGGGAGCTACTGTGAGCGGTACGGCAGACCTTCTTGAACTTCGATGGGCACATAAGTCACCTGGGTGTCTTGTTCAAATGCAGGTggtgattcaggaggtctggagtGGGACCCAAGATTTGCCCCTCCCACAAGCCCCCAGGAGATATTAATGCTGCTGTCTCTCCCCCCCGAGTCCCCCATATCACACGTTGAGTAGAAAGAGGTAGATACTGCTTGATGCTTTCATTAttgatctcatttaaacctcaccaCAACTTTGGGAAGTGGGGATTATTATGCCAAattaacagatggggaaaccgaggcacagggtGGGCTCTCTCAGTCACCTAGCAAATGGGTAGTGGAGTCAGGATTCGAACTTggatctgcctgactccaaaatcTAGGTTCACTGCACTCCTTTTGTTCTACACCGTGTATCTGAGTTCAAAACTGTCTTATATTGACCTCAGCTTTGCCACTTCATCTCACATTACAGGTGAGAAGATGAGGCTAAGAGAGAAAAGTGGTAATTGGGCAAATGTGGGGTAGTCTTCTGTCACTGGCTACTTGTCATGGTCTAAAACCCAGCAGTATCAATATCACTTGGGAACTCATTACATACATAAAATCTCAGAACCTACCCAGACCTACcgaatcagaacctgcattttaacaagatcaccAGGGGACTGATGTGTCCACTAAAGTTTAAGATGCACcgatccagggacttccctggtggtccagtgggtaagactccgcactcccaatggagggggcatgggtttgatacctggtcggggaactagatgccacatacatgccaaaactaagaagtccgcatgctgcaactaaagatcccgcatgccactacgaagatcccgcgtgccgcgactaagacctggcacagccaaaataaataaataaatatttttttttaaaaaaacgatgCACCAATCCAGCAGGCTTTTGAGGAAGACTATCTAGAGCAGGTTTGGTGGGTGGTAGGGGAGGAGGAATATGATGAGCTCAGCCTAGAGGACTGGGAGGGTAAGTTACCCTGCTGTGTGTTGAGGGCTGGGAGGCATCACACAGCTCATTCTGATGCTCCATATGACCTCCAGGTACGTGGCAGTCAGCACCTCGGTGGTGACCCAGAAGCTGCTGTCAGAGCCCAGCCCGGAGGCGCCCAGGGCCCGGCCCTGCAGAGTAAGCAGTGCTGACCGGAGTGTGCGGAAGGGCATCATGACACACAGCCTTGAGGACCTCCGCCTCAAGGTAGGAATGGGCCTGCCTCTGCACAGCCCACCATGGGGACCTTGGCTGAGAGCTGGCCCCAACAGCTGCCTCTGCACCATGAGCTAGGAGCTCACCAGGGATGGAGTTCATGGCTTAGATGGTGAAAAGATTTCCTTTCTAATGGCATCTCCAGTGGGCTTGTAGTGCCCACCTGGAATCCTATCTGTTGACGGGGGAGGGCAGTACATTACCATCTGATACTAACAATAGGTCAGTGGTATTTTTGGAGTCTATGTTTCTTACTGGAGGTACCCTTAGGTTCCCTTTTCCAGTAGTACTTAAACTTGTAGAATTGCCCAGAAGTTGGGGTATTGAGCAAGATTTTAGAGATTCCCTTCCctatctccttcccttcccttcatgCAGGGCAATTCTCCTTCAATCTGTCTCCTACATTGGCCTTCCATGCAAAGCTTTGTTAACAGCTGTGGAAGACTTTCTTCAAACTATTGattaggagggacttccctggtggtccagtggttaagacttcctgCTCCagtgcagggagcacaggttcaatccctggttagggaactaagagcccgcatgccccTCGgcaaggtcaaaaaaaaaaaaaaaacaaaaaaagtaaaaactattgaTCAGGTAAGCTTTAGGAGAGGAGACCAAGGACACGCAGCTCTTGTGAGTGGTAGTAACACTGGGCAAGAATGACACCCTTCCCCATTTCCATGCTCCCCTTATACTTTGTTGGGAGTAACTTGTCCTAATCTttccttcttataaagacaccttTCCTTCTTACAAGTCATAGTGGATTACGGCCCACTCTAATGCCCTAATTTTAgtataattacttctttaaagactccatctccaaatatagtcacattctgaggtactggaattaggacttcaacatatgaatttgggggggatacCATTCAGCCCATAATACATACAAATCAActgaatagaactgagagtccagaaataaatccatgtatctgtggtcaattgatttttaacaggatgccaagactattcaatggagaaagaatagtctttccaACCAATATTCCCGAGACAATGGGCtatccaaatgcaaaagaatgaagttggatccctccctcatactacatataaaattaattcaaagtagatcaaagacctaaatgtagagctgaaactataaaacgcttagaagaaaacataggtataaGTGTTCATAACCTtggtttcttagatatggcaCCAAAGCACAagtaaccaaaggggaaaaagttGGACTTTATCAACAttcaaaacttttgtgcatcaaaggacactatcaaaaaaaatgaaaagataacccacagaatgggagaaaatatttgcaaatcacatatctcaTAAGGGTCTAGtattaagaatatataaagaactcttaaaactcaataaaaagatGATCCAgttgaaaatgggcaaagaatctgagtagatgtttctccagagaagatgtacaaatggctgataacacatgaaaagatgctcagcacccgtagtcattagggaaatgaaaatcaaagacaCTTCATACcgctagaatggctaaaataaaagacagactataacaagtgttgatgaggatgtggagaaattgctgttgggaatgtaaaatcatGCAACAGCTTCAGAAAAGAGTTTGGTATTTCCTTAAGAAGAGTAAACATAGAGTCATTATATGACTTATCATTTCcaatcctaggtatatatccaggaAAACTGAAAAGACATGTCACATAAAACTTTgtacttgagggcttccctggtggcgcagtggttgcgcgtccgcctgccgatgcaggggaactgggttcgcgcccagcagcattattcataatactcaaaaaatagaaataatccaCACGTCCATCAATtgaagaatggattaaaaatgtggtatatatatatatatagggctaccctggtggcgcagtggttgagaatcagcctgccgatgcaggggatgtgggttcatgccccggtccgggaggatcccacatgccgcggagcggctgggcctgtgaaccatggccgctgagcctgcacgtctggagcctgtgctccacaacaggagaggccacaacagtgagaggcccgtgtaccgcaaaaaaaaaaaaagtggtatatctatttagtagaatattattcacccataaaaagTAAAGAATCATGCTGCAACATAGAAGAACCTTGAAAacttgttaagtgaaagaagccagtctaaaAAGACCACACATGTAAGTGTATGATTAcacttacatgaaatgtccagcaTAGACAGATCCACAGAGATGGACAGAAGAGGAGAGGTTGCCAAAGGCTAGGAAATGAGGAGTGACAGCTAATGGGGCTAGGTATCTCTTTGGGGTAAAAATGCggttgaaaatgttttgaaattatgCAGTGGTGGtagttgcacaactttgtgaatatgctaaaaaccactggattgtggactttaaaagagtgaattttatggcatgagAATTATATCgcaattaaaaattacatgtgtgactcccattatattttttttaagatttatttatttttatttatttatttatttttggctgtgttgggtcttagttgtggcccacgggatcttcgctgaggcatgagggatctttcattgtggtgcgtgggcttctctctacttgtggcatgcgggttttctcttctttagttgtggcacacgggctccagggtgtgtgggctctatagtctgcggcacgcgggctctggttgaggtgcacaagctcagtagttgtggcacgcgggcttagttgcccagcggcatgtgggatcttagttccctgatcagggatcgaagcCGCATCCCCTGCAAtccaaggcggattctttaccactggaccaccagccaAGTCCCtcccattatatttttattggacagcACTATTCTAGAATATTAACCATGAAGTCAGATACCAAGGGATACCATAATATAGGTTCTTTGGATGGTGATCCCACAGCAAGAGCCCTGGGTTCCTGTCCCAACCCATAAATCCCAGCCCACTCTTGTGTGTGTGAGGTGTGCCAGCTGAGGTGTGTGATGTGGGTCTTCCCCATACCAGCTCTGTGGCTACATGTGATGGCAGAAGCATCACTTACCTTATTCTCCAGGTCCAGGATACCCTGATGCTGGCAGACAAGCCTTTCTTCCTGGTGCTGGAGGAAGATGGCACAACTGTAGAGACAGAAGAGTATTTCCAATCCCTGACAGATGACACCGTGTTCATGGTCCTCCATAAGGGGCAGAAATGGCAGCCCCCATCAGAGCAGGTGACGTCCCACCTGTCAGGGAGAATACTGGGAGCTTAGGAGAAATCCTTAAGGGGTGCCAACCACATGCTTGTCTTGATGCAGGGCACTAGGTACCAACTCTCCCTCGCCCGTAAGCCTGCCAAGAAGATCGATGTGGCCCGAGTAACCTTCGACCTGTACAAGGTGAACCCACAGGACTTCATTTGTTGCCTGAACGTGAAGGCGACTCTCTATGGAACATACTCCCTTTCCTATGATCTGCGCTGCTACGGGGCCAGGCGCGTCATGAAGTGAGTAAATTGGGGTTAGCTGGGGACAGGCTGGGTACACAGCAGTGGGAGAGGCGCTATCTTCTCCCATGCACCTCAGACTTCTCGGAGCCTGGGCCTGGTGTTGATGCTGACAAAGCATGACAATTAGCATTTGTCTAGGACTCTAGCATTTGTCTAGCTGAATTCATGTTTTAGTTTATAGTAGTATATGGCAAAGGGATACATATACTCCTGCTGGTGGAACCTGGATACATTTAGCTTTTCTAATTACCTTCCACTATAACAACTAATTATTTTTCACCTAAAGTAGTAAGTTTTCCTAAGTAGTCTTCtaatcttttgaaaaatgaacatGTGTCCGAAATTTTATTGAACTCAACTAGTGTGAGAACCACCAAGAAGTTACAATCAGTTAAAAATCCCACCCATATATGGATCCAACAAGAATGCTGAGCTATTTCTAAATACAAAATTGGATTTTtccatgggggtgggagggatgaaATAACTGTCCTTCCATAGAACGGAATTACTTTGTATGTCTACGGACAATAGTCATTTGTATCATCTAATGaactttaaactttttactttacttttgaaAGTCTAATCAAGTATCACAGGAAGCATGGGAATATGTTTAATCACAAGACTAGTACTGTTATGGTAGTGGTTTCCAAATTCAGCTATTCCAGTGTTGCTCTAGAGAATTCTTACCTCATTAGGCGGATGTAGCCACTGAGGCAGAGGCATCCAAATAGTCGAAAACCACAAAGCTGGCCTCTTGCCAGTTACTTCTGACAGATGCTACTCCTGCCCAGTTGCTTCATttagtgtttactgagcactctCTGTGTCCTGGCCCTATGCTATGAGCTAGAGACACAGAGACAAATAAGATGTCAGaacaagctccatgagggcaagaattGCTGTTGCCTCCAATACCTTGGTGACTGCTGGTACATAGCAATAATTCAAATAAT
The genomic region above belongs to Physeter macrocephalus isolate SW-GA unplaced genomic scaffold, ASM283717v5 random_252, whole genome shotgun sequence and contains:
- the CIDEC gene encoding lipid transferase CIDEC, coding for MLVLMQGTRYQLSLARKPAKKIDVARVTFDLYKVNPQDFICCLNVKATLYGTYSLSYDLRCYGARRVMKEALRWALLSMQATGHMLLGTSCYLQQLLDAREGGQPPKSKAPSLIPTCLKILQ